GCCGACCCGGCAGGCGCTGGAACAGAACCCGGAGGCGATCGAGCACTGGCTCGAAGAGACCTATCCGGCCATCGTGGCACGCGCCAAGGCCGAAAACGCGACGATCTACTGGGGCGATGAAACGGCCGTAGCTGAAGATGGGCATTGGATTCGAGGCTATGCGCCGGCAGGCGTCACGCCGGTGCTGGTGGCGCCGACTCGGCGTCATGGCCTGAGCATGGTCTCAGCGATCAGCAACCAGGGACTGGTACGGTTCGAGTTCCTGGAGGGGGCCATGAATACCGAGCGGATGATCGGTTTCATGTCGAGGCTGGTGGCGGACAGTGACAGGAAGATCTTTCTGATCCTGGACAACCTGCGTGTCCATCATGCGCGTCTGGTCAGGGAATGGCTCGAAGGGCACAAGGAAGAAATCGAAGCGTTCTACCTGCCACCCTATTCGCCTGAGTGTAATCCGGACGAGTATTTGAACCGCGACCTCAAGACACGCTTGCGCACCAGTGACCGGGCGCGAAACAAGTCGGAATTGCTGGAGAAGGCCGAGGCATTCATGAGCTGGTTGGCCAAAACCCCGGAGCGGGTAGTTGCCTATTTCCAGCATGCGTCGGTGCGTTATGCCACTTATATTGGGTATTTGATTGCCGGGTTAATAATGAGCGAGTTGTAATTTGGGGTTTGGGAAGCAACGGAACAGAAAGTGCACTTAAGCCCGGTGCCGGCCCGCAAACCCTTGTGGCGTCTGGTGAGTTCGGAAAAACCACCGTTTTGCCGAACCAGGCCAGGGGCGTCGTCTTTGCCAGAGAAAGGCGGCGGTAGTCGTGCAGAAAACCCGTTCGTCAAATCAAAGTCCTGAGAACTGCCCGTGTTCACGGCGGCGCCGAACTCTAATCCCGCCTTACGTTGGTTTTTGGTTCCGTTGTTCCCCAAACCCCATCCTCGCCGTGCTGCTCTATCACGGCCTGCGCCGCGAGGAAGCCGCCCGCCTGGCCGTCCACGATCTCCAGGACCGCCGCGG
This genomic interval from Azotobacter salinestris contains the following:
- a CDS encoding IS630 family transposase translates to MKKIDARKLSRETQDQMRRLAMNLREQRELTWQEVADALGVHLSTVLAWSKRYSEQGSEGLKSRTRGRRQASGRTLTLAQEWQLRSILVGQTPNQLQLDFALWNRRAVMQLIKHLYGVEMPIRTVGQYLQRWGYTPQRPTRQALEQNPEAIEHWLEETYPAIVARAKAENATIYWGDETAVAEDGHWIRGYAPAGVTPVLVAPTRRHGLSMVSAISNQGLVRFEFLEGAMNTERMIGFMSRLVADSDRKIFLILDNLRVHHARLVREWLEGHKEEIEAFYLPPYSPECNPDEYLNRDLKTRLRTSDRARNKSELLEKAEAFMSWLAKTPERVVAYFQHASVRYATYIGYLIAGLIMSEL